A stretch of the Lolium perenne isolate Kyuss_39 chromosome 3, Kyuss_2.0, whole genome shotgun sequence genome encodes the following:
- the LOC127338413 gene encoding peroxidase 2-like, with the protein MASDKLATLALLLALLGCVAHTCQASYGYPYPSSAPAKSTPPAAPALSYAYYYKTCKGAEKIVRDVVQAEIKRNRGIGAGLIRLFFHDCFVQGCDASVLLDKTQANEQTEKFGLPNIGSLRGFEVIDKIKTKLEAKCKGVVSCADIVAYAGRDATYFLSNKKVYFEMPAGRYDGRISSANETLFNLPPPFADVTLLEAMFAAKGLSLDEMVTLSGAHTVGISHCSSFGDRLPRNASDPKAMNSRYAKSVTMKCKSGSSTVDQDIYTPNTLDNRYYKNVLNHEVLFTSDAALESSKTKYLVKQNLKPYLWEAKFKKAMRKMGGIGVKTSANGEIRKNCRLIN; encoded by the exons ATGGCTAGTGACAAGCTTGCCACATTGGCTTTGCTGCTAGCGTTGCTTGGTTGCGTGGCCCACACATGCCAAGCGAGCTATGGATATCCCTATCCGTCGTCAGCACCCGCAAAGAGCACTCCTCCTGCTGCCCCGGCACTCAGCTACGCTTACTACTACAAGACTTGCAAAGGAGCAGAAAAGATCGTGAGAGATGTTGTGCAGGCGGAGATCAAACGCAACCGCGGCATCGGCGCCGGACTCATCCGTCTCTTCTTCCACGACTGCTTTGTCCAG GGTTGCGATGCATCGGTTCTCCTTGACAAGACCCAGGCCAATGAACAGACGGAGAAGTTCGGCCTCCCTAACATAGGCAGCCTTCGCGGGTTCGAAGTAATCGACAAGATCAAGACTAAGCTCGAGGCCAAGTGCAAGGGTGTCGTCTCTTGCGCGGACATTGTGGCCTATGCTGGACGTGACGCCACCTACTTCCTTAGTAATAAGAAGGTATACTTTGAAATGCCGGCTGGCCGCTACGATGGACGCATCTCTTCTGCGAACGAGACCCTCTTCAACCTACCCCCTCCTTTCGCCGATGTCACGTTGCTCGAGGCTATGTTTGCAGCCAAGGGGCTCAGCCTTGACGAGATGGTCACCCTATCTGGTGCGCACACTGTTGGAATCTCCCACTGCTCGTCCTTCGGTGACCGTCTCCCGCGCAACGCCTCAGACCCAAAGGCCATGAACTCTAGGTATGCCAAATCAGTGACAATGAAGTGCAAGAGCGGTAGCTCTACGGTGGATCAAGATATCTATACCCCTAATACCCTGGACAATCGTTACTACAAGAACGTTCTCAACCATGAAGTGTTGTTTACATCAGACGCCGCACTTGAGTCGTCCAAGACAAAGTATTTGGTGAAACAAAATTTGAAGCCTTATTTGTGGGAGGCAAAGTTCAAGAAAGCCATGAGGAAGATGGGCGGCATCGGGGTGAAGACCAGCGCTAATGGGGA